The Palleronia sp. THAF1 genome contains the following window.
GAGGCCGACGCGGGCCGCACCCGCGCGGAACGTTGGGGGCCACGGGTGCTCGATCTGGATTTGCTGGCCTACGGCGATGCGGTCCTGCCGGATGCGCAGACGCAAGACGACTGGCGCGCTTTGCCGTCTGAGCGACAAACGGCCGTCGCGCCCGGTCGGTTGATCCTGCCGCATCCGCGCCTGCAGGATCGCGCCTTCGTGCTGGTGCCATGGGCGGATATCGCGCCCGACTGGACCCACCCCCGAACGGGTCTGACGGTCGCGCAGATGCTGGATGCGCTGCCAACCGCCGATACCGCGGCGATCCGGCCTGTGAACATCGCCTGAACCTGTGCGCGCATGGGTTGTCAAAGCGTGTATCATCGCCTATCTCACGCACTTCATTCGTCAGGCGCGACCAGCGCCCGAATCGCTATTGCCGGAGTATCCCCCATGGCCCGCGTGACCGTCGAAGACTGCGTCGACAAGGTTCCCAACCGTTTCGAGCTGGTGATGCTTGCCGCACACCGCGCCCGCGAAATCACAGCAGGCTCTGCGCCGACCGTTGATCGCGACAATGACAAGAACCCCGTCGTGTCCCTGCGCGAGATCGCAGAAGAGACGCAGCAGGCCGATGGTCTGCGTGAGCGGATGATCGAAAGCCACCAGACCCAGATCGAGGTGGATGAGCCGGAAGAAGACGCCATGGC
Protein-coding sequences here:
- the folK gene encoding 2-amino-4-hydroxy-6-hydroxymethyldihydropteridine diphosphokinase is translated as MPTDQGDPRDLAESAIHQLGRLGRVVRSPFYETPAYPLGSGPDFVNGVVGLDTAISADDLLAALHGIEADAGRTRAERWGPRVLDLDLLAYGDAVLPDAQTQDDWRALPSERQTAVAPGRLILPHPRLQDRAFVLVPWADIAPDWTHPRTGLTVAQMLDALPTADTAAIRPVNIA
- the rpoZ gene encoding DNA-directed RNA polymerase subunit omega; this translates as MARVTVEDCVDKVPNRFELVMLAAHRAREITAGSAPTVDRDNDKNPVVSLREIAEETQQADGLRERMIESHQTQIEVDEPEEDAMALLMGSEPDKPAEDDMSEEKLLRALMEAQKSQ